Proteins encoded in a region of the Shewanella polaris genome:
- the acnD gene encoding Fe/S-dependent 2-methylisocitrate dehydratase AcnD: MNTQYRKALPGTQLDYFDTQEAVDAIEPGAFAKLPYCSRVFAENLVRRCSPETLTDSLKQLIERKSDLDFPWYPARVVCHDILGQTALVDLAGLRDAIAEKGGDPSKVNPVVPTQLIVDHSLAVEYAGFDKDAFEKNRAIEDRRNEDRFHFINWTKTAFKNVDVIQPGNGIMHQINLERMSPVVHAQNGVAFPDTLVGTDSHTPHVDALGVIAIGVGGLEAESVMLGRASYMRLPDIIGVEVTGKPQPGITATDIVLALTEYLRAQKVVSSYLEFYGEGTTHLTLGDRATITNMTPEYGATAAMFYIDRQTIDYLTLTGRDDEQVKLVETYAKQAGLWADTLTNVVYERVLHFDLSSVGRNIAGPSNPHNRVPTSELAARGISGVVENEPGKMPDGAVIIAAITSCTNTSNPRNMIAAGLLARNANARGLLRKPWVKSSLAPGSKAVQLYLEEAGLLPELENLGFGIVGFACTTCNGMSGALDPVIQQEVIDRDLYATAVLSGNRNFDGRIHPYAKQAFLASPPLVIAYAIAGTIRFDIEKDILGIDNQGQAVTLKDIWPTDEEIDAVVKASVKPEQFRKVYEPMFDIKVEYGSHVNPQYDWRPQSTYIRRPPYWDGALAGERTMKGMRPLAVLGDNITTDHLSPSNAIMLDSAAGAYLHKMGLPEADFNSYATHRGDHLTAQRATFANPKLFNEMVQENGKVKQGSLARVEPEGKVTRMWEAIETYMERKQPLIIIAGADYGQGSSRDWAAKGVRLAGVEVIVAEGFERIHRTNLVGMGVLPLEFTAGHNRHTYHIDGTETYDVVGERKPGAMLQVIMTRKNGEQVTIPVKCRVDTAEELSIYEAGGVLQRFAQDFLANETK, from the coding sequence ATGAATACTCAATACCGTAAAGCCTTACCTGGCACCCAATTAGATTATTTTGACACCCAAGAGGCTGTTGATGCAATTGAGCCTGGTGCCTTTGCCAAGCTTCCTTATTGTTCTCGCGTGTTTGCCGAGAACCTAGTGCGTCGTTGTTCGCCAGAGACGCTTACTGATTCCTTAAAGCAATTGATTGAGCGCAAAAGTGATCTTGATTTTCCGTGGTATCCGGCTCGCGTGGTTTGTCACGATATTTTAGGCCAAACCGCATTAGTCGATTTAGCGGGGCTGCGTGATGCGATTGCTGAAAAAGGCGGTGACCCATCAAAAGTAAATCCCGTAGTACCGACTCAATTGATTGTAGATCATTCATTAGCGGTAGAATATGCGGGTTTTGACAAAGACGCCTTTGAAAAAAACCGTGCCATTGAAGACCGCCGTAATGAAGACCGTTTTCACTTTATCAATTGGACTAAAACGGCGTTTAAAAATGTTGATGTTATCCAACCGGGTAACGGCATCATGCATCAAATTAACTTAGAGCGTATGTCACCTGTGGTGCATGCACAAAACGGTGTTGCATTTCCTGACACCTTAGTCGGCACCGACAGCCATACACCTCATGTAGATGCATTAGGCGTGATTGCCATTGGTGTTGGCGGTTTAGAAGCTGAAAGCGTCATGCTCGGCCGTGCATCTTACATGCGTCTGCCAGATATTATTGGTGTAGAGGTTACGGGTAAGCCGCAACCGGGCATTACAGCAACCGATATAGTACTAGCGTTAACAGAATATCTTCGTGCGCAAAAAGTTGTGTCATCTTACTTAGAGTTTTATGGCGAAGGGACTACCCATTTAACCCTTGGCGATCGCGCGACCATTACGAACATGACGCCAGAATACGGTGCCACTGCCGCGATGTTTTATATTGATAGACAAACTATTGATTACTTAACGCTAACCGGTCGTGACGACGAGCAAGTTAAATTAGTCGAAACCTATGCAAAGCAAGCGGGTTTATGGGCTGATACCTTAACAAACGTAGTTTATGAACGGGTACTGCATTTTGATCTATCTTCTGTTGGGCGTAACATTGCTGGGCCGTCAAACCCACATAATCGCGTACCCACATCAGAATTAGCCGCTCGTGGCATTAGTGGCGTGGTTGAAAACGAACCCGGTAAAATGCCCGATGGTGCTGTGATTATTGCTGCCATTACCAGTTGTACTAACACCAGTAACCCACGCAACATGATTGCCGCAGGTTTATTGGCTCGCAATGCTAATGCTCGTGGTTTATTACGTAAACCTTGGGTGAAATCATCACTTGCGCCAGGCTCTAAAGCAGTACAATTGTATTTAGAAGAAGCGGGGTTGTTACCTGAACTTGAAAACTTAGGTTTTGGCATTGTCGGTTTTGCCTGTACCACGTGTAACGGCATGAGCGGCGCGCTCGATCCGGTGATTCAACAAGAAGTAATTGATCGCGACTTATACGCCACTGCGGTGTTGTCGGGCAACCGTAACTTTGACGGTCGTATTCATCCTTATGCCAAACAAGCATTTTTAGCATCACCACCCTTGGTTATTGCTTACGCCATTGCTGGTACGATTCGTTTTGATATTGAAAAAGATATCTTAGGCATCGATAATCAAGGCCAAGCGGTTACGTTGAAAGACATTTGGCCAACCGATGAAGAAATTGATGCAGTTGTTAAAGCAAGCGTTAAGCCTGAACAATTCCGTAAAGTCTATGAACCAATGTTCGACATTAAAGTCGAGTATGGCAGCCACGTAAATCCACAATATGATTGGCGTCCACAAAGTACTTATATTCGCCGCCCACCTTATTGGGACGGAGCCTTGGCGGGTGAGCGCACCATGAAAGGTATGCGTCCATTGGCAGTGCTTGGAGACAACATCACCACAGATCATTTATCACCATCCAATGCGATTATGCTCGACAGTGCTGCTGGAGCATATTTACACAAAATGGGTTTGCCAGAAGCAGACTTTAACTCTTATGCCACTCATCGAGGCGATCACTTAACTGCGCAACGTGCCACGTTTGCTAACCCTAAACTGTTTAACGAAATGGTTCAGGAAAACGGTAAGGTTAAGCAAGGATCACTTGCGCGTGTAGAGCCTGAAGGCAAAGTGACTCGCATGTGGGAAGCGATTGAAACCTATATGGAACGTAAGCAGCCACTGATTATTATCGCTGGTGCGGATTATGGCCAAGGTTCGTCACGTGACTGGGCGGCCAAAGGCGTGCGTCTTGCAGGGGTAGAAGTGATTGTTGCTGAAGGCTTTGAACGTATTCACCGCACTAACTTGGTGGGTATGGGCGTATTACCGCTTGAGTTCACTGCAGGCCATAATCGTCATACTTATCATATTGATGGTACCGAAACCTATGATGTGGTTGGTGAACGTAAGCCGGGTGCAATGTTACAAGTTATTATGACCCGGAAAAACGGTGAGCAAGTGACTATTCCGGTTAAGTGTCGTGTTGACACTGCCGAAGAATTGTCAATTTATGAAGCTGGTGGTGTATTACAACGTTTTGCTCAGGACTTTTTAGCCAACGAAACCAAGTAA
- the prpC gene encoding bifunctional 2-methylcitrate synthase/citrate synthase, producing the protein MVDKKLSGAGLRGQSAGETKLCTVGKSGSGLTYCGYDVSDLADNATFEEVAYLLFNGELPNQAQLSAYKTELKAQRDLPDALKSVLKLIPADAHPMDVMRTGCSFLGNLEPEVDFTQQHKAANRLLAAFPAIMCYWYRYTHDGVEIDCTTDEDSLCGHFLKLLRGETPSEMHRKVMDVSLILYAEHEFNASTFTARVCASTLSDMYSCVTGAIGTLRGPLHGGANEAAMDMIQKFSSPADAKEQMASMLERKEKIMGFGHAIYSVSDPRNVIIKKWSEKLAHENGDTSLYDISVACEEFMWDTKKLFCNADFFHASAYHFMGIPTKLFTPIFVCSRLTGWAAHVMEQRSNNRIIRPSADYVGSEPRKVVPISQR; encoded by the coding sequence ATGGTAGACAAGAAATTATCAGGCGCAGGATTACGCGGTCAGAGTGCTGGCGAAACAAAATTATGTACTGTTGGTAAATCAGGTTCAGGCCTAACGTACTGCGGCTACGATGTCTCTGATTTAGCCGATAACGCTACCTTTGAAGAAGTCGCTTATTTATTATTTAATGGTGAGTTACCAAACCAAGCTCAGTTAAGTGCTTACAAAACCGAATTAAAAGCACAGCGTGATTTACCTGATGCTCTTAAGTCGGTATTAAAACTTATTCCTGCTGATGCACATCCAATGGATGTAATGCGAACGGGTTGCTCGTTTTTAGGTAATCTTGAGCCAGAAGTCGATTTCACTCAGCAACACAAAGCGGCAAACCGCTTATTAGCCGCATTCCCGGCCATCATGTGTTATTGGTACCGTTATACTCATGACGGCGTAGAAATTGATTGCACCACAGATGAAGATTCTTTGTGTGGTCATTTCCTCAAATTACTTCGTGGTGAAACGCCGTCAGAAATGCATCGTAAGGTAATGGATGTGTCGTTGATTTTGTATGCTGAGCATGAATTCAACGCATCAACCTTTACCGCGCGTGTATGTGCCTCAACATTATCTGATATGTATTCTTGTGTTACTGGTGCGATTGGTACTTTACGTGGTCCACTACACGGTGGTGCTAACGAAGCGGCGATGGATATGATCCAAAAGTTTAGCTCACCAGCAGACGCTAAAGAACAGATGGCATCGATGTTAGAGCGCAAAGAAAAAATCATGGGCTTTGGCCATGCTATTTATAGTGTGTCTGATCCACGTAATGTGATTATTAAGAAGTGGTCTGAAAAACTGGCTCACGAAAACGGCGATACTTCTTTATACGACATTTCAGTCGCCTGTGAAGAGTTTATGTGGGACACCAAAAAGCTATTTTGTAATGCAGACTTCTTCCATGCTTCTGCTTACCATTTTATGGGTATTCCGACTAAATTGTTTACGCCGATTTTTGTCTGTTCACGTTTAACGGGTTGGGCTGCACACGTGATGGAGCAGCGTTCAAATAACCGTATTATTCGTCCAAGTGCAGATTATGTGGGAAGTGAGCCTCGTAAAGTGGTGCCTATTAGCCAACGTTAA
- the prpF gene encoding 2-methylaconitate cis-trans isomerase PrpF, with protein MAHLPQMKIPATYMRGGTSKGVFFSLTDLPAAAQVAGAARDAILLRVIGSPDPYGKHTDGMGGATSSTSKTVILSKSTQADHDVDYLFGQVSIDKPFVDWSGNCGNLTAAVGSFAISNGLIDPSRVPENGTAIVRIWQANIHKTIIAHVPITNGEVQETGDFELDGVTFPAAEVQVEFLNPADGDGAMFPTGNVVDKLDVPGVGSFNATMINAGIPTIFINAADIQYQGTELQDDINNDDKALAMFETIRAYGAVKMGLIDHIDEAAARQHTPKVAFVAPAANYISSSGKAVNTDDIDLVVRALSMGKLHHAMMGTAAVAIGTAAAIPGTLVNLAAGGGERKAVRFGHPSGTLRVGAEAELVQGQWQVKKAIMSRSARVLMEGKVRIPQ; from the coding sequence ATGGCTCATTTACCACAAATGAAAATTCCAGCGACTTATATGCGCGGCGGCACCAGTAAAGGGGTATTTTTCAGTTTGACTGACTTGCCTGCAGCCGCTCAAGTGGCTGGCGCTGCCCGCGATGCAATATTACTACGTGTTATTGGCAGTCCCGATCCTTACGGTAAACATACCGATGGCATGGGCGGAGCAACGTCAAGTACCAGTAAAACAGTTATCTTATCCAAAAGTACTCAAGCTGATCATGATGTTGACTATTTATTTGGTCAAGTCTCGATTGATAAACCATTTGTCGACTGGAGCGGAAACTGCGGTAATTTAACCGCAGCGGTGGGATCATTTGCAATTAGTAATGGTTTAATCGATCCAAGCCGAGTGCCTGAAAATGGCACCGCAATCGTGCGTATTTGGCAAGCTAATATTCATAAAACCATTATTGCTCATGTCCCTATTACCAATGGTGAAGTACAAGAAACCGGTGATTTTGAACTTGATGGTGTGACGTTTCCCGCAGCTGAAGTGCAAGTGGAGTTTTTAAACCCTGCTGACGGTGACGGCGCTATGTTTCCCACAGGTAACGTGGTCGATAAACTTGACGTGCCAGGCGTTGGGAGCTTTAACGCCACCATGATTAATGCGGGCATTCCAACGATTTTCATTAATGCAGCAGATATTCAGTATCAAGGTACTGAGTTGCAAGATGACATTAATAATGATGATAAAGCCTTAGCCATGTTTGAAACCATTCGTGCTTATGGTGCAGTAAAAATGGGCTTAATCGACCATATTGATGAGGCTGCAGCTCGTCAACATACCCCTAAAGTGGCCTTTGTTGCACCTGCTGCGAATTATATTTCATCCAGTGGTAAAGCGGTTAATACTGACGATATCGATCTAGTCGTGCGGGCATTGTCTATGGGTAAACTGCATCATGCGATGATGGGAACCGCAGCGGTGGCGATTGGCACTGCAGCCGCTATCCCTGGCACATTAGTTAATTTGGCTGCCGGTGGTGGTGAACGTAAAGCCGTTCGCTTCGGTCATCCTTCTGGCACGCTTAGAGTGGGAGCAGAAGCAGAATTAGTGCAAGGTCAATGGCAGGTTAAAAAAGCCATCATGAGCCGTAGTGCACGAGTATTAATGGAAGGTAAGGTACGAATTCCTCAATAA
- a CDS encoding cation:proton antiporter, giving the protein MVEHITGMLALIGVLSLLCQWVGWKLRLPAILPLLLCGLLLGPGLGILDPDEIFGDLLFPIISLGVAVILFEGALTLNFKEIKDHGRMVTHLVTIGAFITWACIAPAAHYLLGFDWAIAMLFGALVVVTGPTVIVPMLRTVQPKSNLASILRWEGIIIDPIGALLAVLVFEYIAVTADPTSHVLHALGLTLLLGFGLGAAAGYLTGLAIRKNLFPHYLLNTAVLTIMLGVFVGSNILQEESGLLTVTVMGILLANMRGVDIADILEFKETLTVLLISALFILLAARLDSNAMIDLGFGGLGVLLVAMFIARPLSIWISGLGTNLTSKDKWFLSWVAPRGIVAAAISSLFAIKLESVGLEGASSIVPLVFLIIIGTVVIQSLTAGRWAKYLGVKDGSNQGLLIFGASKFSRELASILISKNIKVILADNNWDSIREARMKNIPVYFGNPASEHAANYMDSSGIGRVLVMSPYRQLNPLVTFHFQDLLGSEKVYGLNNGDSASARHQLSESYLKRLSLFGENISYAKIASLMAKGAVLKITNITENFTFEHFKSRYGETALPLVYLTKEGKVKVISGAETVNLPVGIELISLLPQEAQEQAIIQRELNEEADRQAKALADAEAKAAAEARAVREAEEAEQRAIDKAQRREDELAQFEAEEKARLLADEEATLIKQEAAELAKIKAAEVKAKKAATVNDVKEPDTVADDKADDTMADDSKTTENDNSPKES; this is encoded by the coding sequence ATGGTTGAACACATTACAGGTATGCTGGCTTTAATCGGCGTGCTATCACTTTTGTGTCAATGGGTGGGTTGGAAATTACGTCTACCCGCAATTTTACCACTTTTATTGTGTGGATTATTGTTAGGGCCAGGGTTAGGGATCCTCGATCCTGATGAGATCTTTGGCGATTTGTTGTTTCCTATTATTTCGTTAGGTGTTGCGGTCATTTTGTTTGAAGGGGCATTGACGCTCAACTTTAAAGAAATTAAAGATCACGGCAGAATGGTGACTCACCTCGTTACCATAGGTGCTTTTATCACTTGGGCCTGTATTGCGCCTGCTGCACATTATCTGCTTGGTTTTGACTGGGCAATTGCGATGTTATTTGGTGCGTTAGTGGTAGTAACAGGGCCGACAGTGATTGTGCCTATGTTACGTACCGTGCAACCAAAATCCAATTTAGCCAGCATTTTACGTTGGGAAGGTATTATTATTGACCCCATCGGTGCCTTACTTGCGGTATTAGTCTTTGAGTATATCGCTGTCACTGCCGATCCTACTTCGCACGTGCTACATGCACTGGGTCTAACTTTACTGCTTGGTTTTGGCTTAGGCGCGGCTGCGGGTTATTTAACGGGTTTAGCGATTCGTAAAAACTTATTCCCGCATTACCTGCTTAATACCGCGGTATTGACTATCATGCTTGGTGTATTTGTTGGTTCAAATATTCTTCAAGAAGAGTCTGGTTTATTAACTGTGACTGTAATGGGTATTTTGTTAGCGAACATGCGCGGTGTCGATATAGCCGATATTCTCGAGTTTAAAGAGACGCTAACAGTATTATTAATTTCGGCATTATTTATTTTACTCGCCGCAAGATTAGACTCTAATGCAATGATAGATCTTGGTTTTGGTGGTCTAGGGGTTCTATTAGTTGCGATGTTTATTGCGCGTCCATTAAGCATTTGGATTTCTGGTTTAGGTACCAATTTAACGTCAAAAGATAAGTGGTTTTTAAGTTGGGTTGCCCCTCGCGGTATTGTTGCTGCGGCCATTTCATCGTTATTTGCGATCAAATTAGAATCAGTTGGCTTAGAAGGTGCGAGTTCAATTGTACCTTTAGTATTCTTGATTATTATCGGAACCGTGGTGATTCAAAGTTTAACCGCGGGTCGCTGGGCTAAGTATTTAGGTGTAAAGGATGGTTCTAATCAAGGTTTATTAATTTTCGGGGCATCTAAATTTTCACGTGAATTGGCTTCAATTTTGATATCTAAAAACATTAAAGTCATTTTAGCGGATAATAACTGGGACAGTATTCGTGAAGCGCGAATGAAAAATATTCCGGTATATTTTGGTAATCCAGCTTCAGAGCATGCTGCTAATTATATGGATTCAAGTGGCATTGGCCGAGTATTAGTGATGTCTCCTTACCGTCAGTTAAATCCGTTGGTGACTTTTCACTTCCAAGATTTATTGGGATCAGAAAAGGTCTATGGTTTAAACAATGGTGACAGCGCTAGCGCTCGTCATCAGTTGTCAGAGTCTTATCTAAAGCGCTTATCTTTGTTTGGTGAGAATATCTCTTACGCCAAAATTGCCAGTTTAATGGCAAAAGGTGCAGTATTAAAAATCACTAATATTACCGAAAACTTTACCTTCGAACATTTCAAGAGTCGCTATGGTGAAACTGCATTGCCGTTGGTTTACTTAACCAAAGAAGGTAAAGTGAAAGTGATATCTGGTGCTGAAACCGTTAATCTACCTGTGGGGATAGAGTTAATTAGTTTATTGCCTCAGGAAGCGCAAGAACAGGCAATTATTCAACGTGAATTAAATGAAGAGGCCGATCGCCAAGCCAAAGCATTGGCCGACGCTGAAGCTAAGGCGGCCGCTGAAGCAAGAGCTGTACGCGAAGCAGAAGAAGCTGAGCAACGTGCCATTGATAAAGCACAACGTAGAGAAGATGAATTGGCACAGTTTGAAGCTGAAGAAAAAGCCCGCTTATTAGCTGATGAAGAAGCTACATTAATTAAACAAGAAGCTGCGGAACTAGCAAAAATCAAAGCTGCTGAAGTGAAAGCGAAAAAAGCTGCAACCGTTAACGATGTTAAAGAACCAGATACTGTGGCGGATGATAAAGCTGACGATACTATGGCCGACGATAGCAAGACTACTGAAAATGACAATTCACCAAAAGAGAGTTGA
- a CDS encoding GntR family transcriptional regulator, protein MNQPITSADKTFVALRDDIVEGRIQAGSKLSETELSTKYAVSRAVIREAINRLESCHIVERKANVGARVVALSPQGLIELYQVRESLEGMAARLAATNMSDNEIADLSALLQSHFDEVKGGKSYYQEAGDVDFHYRIILGSKNKHLISMLFDGIYHLVRMYRVQLGMAGPRVTTAYDEHKHIVQAILNRDAELAEMLMRRHIMYSKNSIEHKLS, encoded by the coding sequence ATGAACCAGCCGATTACTTCTGCAGATAAGACCTTTGTAGCCCTTAGAGACGATATAGTCGAAGGTCGTATTCAGGCCGGCTCTAAATTGAGCGAAACTGAATTGTCGACAAAGTATGCCGTGAGTAGAGCCGTGATCCGTGAAGCCATTAACCGATTAGAGTCGTGCCATATTGTTGAGCGAAAAGCCAACGTAGGGGCTCGTGTGGTTGCGTTATCTCCACAAGGGTTGATAGAGCTGTATCAAGTTCGTGAATCACTTGAAGGTATGGCGGCACGTTTAGCGGCGACAAATATGAGTGATAACGAAATTGCTGATTTAAGTGCTTTATTACAATCTCACTTTGATGAAGTTAAAGGTGGCAAGTCTTATTACCAAGAAGCTGGCGATGTTGATTTTCATTATCGGATTATTTTAGGCAGTAAAAACAAACACCTAATTTCAATGTTGTTTGATGGTATTTATCATTTAGTGCGCATGTATCGGGTGCAACTTGGCATGGCAGGTCCTCGTGTGACAACTGCCTATGATGAACACAAACACATTGTTCAGGCCATTTTAAATCGTGACGCAGAATTAGCCGAAATGCTGATGCGCCGCCACATTATGTATTCTAAAAACAGTATTGAACATAAATTATCGTAA
- a CDS encoding erythromycin esterase family protein translates to MRLWILISLACLPITSWACEPLPAELEAVIDNSRPLLLGEIHGSVETPQWIENIVCNQLKKGPVTLAVELLNSQTDVSGNSSRFEENITSSYQWNKLHTGKTSEAMFELLKGLLPLKKYGLTLVLFDDHENPRSLRMANRLKSYLGHESRLIVYGGNWHTKVIHDIRWSKDATNMGAYLKEWGANPLSINLLPVGGSTYNNQEQGPKVYLIKERQLPKNKLLISASETSGYHWHLNIGRISPSLPKVR, encoded by the coding sequence ATGCGATTATGGATTTTAATAAGTTTAGCCTGTCTACCAATAACTTCTTGGGCCTGCGAACCTTTACCTGCAGAGCTAGAGGCAGTAATCGATAATAGTCGTCCTTTGCTACTAGGTGAAATTCATGGGAGTGTCGAGACTCCTCAATGGATTGAAAACATCGTCTGTAATCAATTGAAAAAAGGGCCAGTTACTCTAGCCGTTGAGCTGCTGAATTCTCAAACTGATGTAAGTGGAAATTCCAGTAGATTTGAGGAGAACATCACTTCTAGTTACCAATGGAATAAGCTTCACACAGGCAAAACTAGTGAAGCTATGTTTGAGCTTTTAAAGGGACTACTCCCGTTAAAGAAGTATGGCCTTACTTTGGTTCTTTTTGATGACCATGAGAATCCAAGATCATTGAGAATGGCTAACAGGCTAAAATCTTATCTAGGCCATGAATCTAGACTGATAGTGTACGGTGGGAACTGGCATACCAAAGTCATACATGACATCCGTTGGTCTAAGGATGCTACAAATATGGGAGCGTACTTAAAGGAATGGGGAGCCAATCCGCTGAGTATCAACCTGTTACCTGTAGGAGGCAGCACCTATAACAATCAAGAGCAAGGCCCCAAGGTTTATCTCATCAAGGAGCGGCAATTGCCAAAGAATAAGCTCCTGATTTCGGCCTCTGAGACCAGTGGTTACCATTGGCACTTGAATATTGGCCGGATATCACCTTCATTGCCAAAGGTACGCTAA
- a CDS encoding protein adenylyltransferase SelO encodes MTNQQSQQTPVTVETVDDLAKLVNYSLMDTLNSDPDATSNGVDHAPRQVFSGHYVPVKPTPIETPEYVAHSNSFFAELGFADSMAQFADFMSLFSGDLSNVPEPMSKVGWACGYALSIFGTEYIQQCPFRTGNGYGDGRAVSVLEAVINDKRWEMQLKGGGRTPYCRGADGRAVLRSSVREFLAQEHMHALGVPTSRSLSLYVSKTETVQRPWYSEGSNAQDPDQMITEAVAISTRVAPSFIRVGQLELFGRRARKQEHPQAMAELEQLMLHLVDREYADVIDQQLTNEEKVLLLAREFRSRLTSLIANWIRVGYCQGNFNSDNCAAGGFTLDYGPFGFCDVFNPQYQPWTGGGQHFAFLNQGVAAERNFLMFCSALSPLLMSKPDYLEQLQQLVNGFSAEMEAKMEQMWAAKLGLSTFDTALFNELETLMLQTPVDYTLFFRELSSLPDDIGPLTKSFYRDLSQAPKGFEQRWSAWLTQWQSLLGSASDTNKKPRSRDEIASQMKLVNPKYTLREWLLVPAYQQASVGNYSLVRELQDVMTQPYAEQSQDVEDKYYRIKASEFFGVGGCSHLSCSS; translated from the coding sequence ATGACTAATCAACAGTCCCAGCAAACTCCCGTTACTGTCGAGACAGTCGACGATCTCGCTAAATTGGTCAATTACTCGTTGATGGACACGCTTAACAGTGATCCTGACGCAACATCAAACGGCGTCGACCATGCGCCACGACAAGTGTTTTCGGGCCACTATGTGCCTGTTAAACCAACACCGATTGAAACCCCAGAGTATGTAGCACACAGCAACAGCTTCTTTGCTGAATTGGGTTTTGCCGACAGCATGGCGCAGTTTGCCGATTTTATGAGCTTATTCTCCGGCGACCTTTCAAACGTTCCTGAGCCAATGAGCAAGGTTGGGTGGGCATGTGGATATGCACTGTCTATTTTTGGTACCGAATACATCCAACAATGTCCGTTCAGAACGGGTAATGGCTACGGCGATGGTCGAGCGGTTTCTGTGCTAGAAGCAGTGATTAACGATAAACGCTGGGAAATGCAGCTTAAAGGTGGTGGCCGCACGCCATATTGCCGTGGTGCAGACGGTCGCGCGGTGTTGCGCTCTAGTGTACGTGAGTTTCTCGCACAAGAGCACATGCACGCGCTTGGCGTGCCAACGTCTCGTTCGCTGAGTTTGTATGTGTCTAAAACCGAGACTGTCCAGCGGCCTTGGTATTCTGAGGGCTCTAACGCACAAGATCCTGACCAAATGATCACCGAGGCTGTTGCTATCTCGACGCGTGTGGCACCCTCGTTTATTCGGGTTGGTCAACTTGAGCTATTCGGTCGCCGCGCCCGTAAGCAAGAACACCCTCAAGCGATGGCAGAGCTTGAACAGTTGATGTTGCATTTAGTTGACCGTGAATACGCTGATGTTATCGACCAACAACTCACTAATGAAGAAAAAGTGCTTTTGTTGGCGCGCGAGTTCCGTAGTCGTCTGACGTCATTGATAGCGAACTGGATCCGTGTTGGTTACTGTCAGGGTAACTTTAATAGCGATAACTGTGCCGCTGGTGGCTTCACTCTCGATTACGGTCCATTCGGATTCTGCGATGTGTTTAACCCACAATATCAACCTTGGACGGGTGGCGGTCAGCATTTCGCTTTTCTTAATCAAGGTGTAGCTGCAGAACGTAATTTCTTGATGTTTTGCTCGGCACTAAGCCCATTACTGATGTCTAAACCAGATTATCTAGAACAGCTCCAGCAGTTGGTTAATGGCTTTTCAGCTGAGATGGAAGCAAAAATGGAGCAGATGTGGGCGGCTAAACTTGGACTTAGCACTTTTGATACAGCGCTATTTAATGAGCTTGAAACGCTTATGCTGCAAACGCCAGTGGATTACACCCTGTTTTTCCGTGAGCTTTCGTCGCTGCCTGATGATATTGGCCCACTGACAAAAAGTTTCTACCGCGACTTATCGCAAGCGCCAAAAGGATTCGAGCAGCGTTGGTCTGCTTGGCTGACACAATGGCAATCATTGCTAGGCAGTGCTAGCGACACGAATAAGAAGCCACGTAGCCGTGATGAGATCGCTTCGCAGATGAAACTCGTTAACCCTAAATATACCTTGCGAGAGTGGTTGCTGGTGCCTGCTTATCAACAAGCCAGTGTTGGCAATTATTCGCTGGTTCGAGAACTACAGGACGTTATGACGCAGCCTTACGCTGAGCAGTCCCAGGACGTTGAGGACAAATACTATCGAATCAAGGCATCTGAATTCTTTGGGGTAGGTGGTTGTTCGCATTTAAGCTGCTCGTCGTAA
- a CDS encoding DUF5677 domain-containing protein — protein MDKWLSVSRLQYEAFSNIEYYDLQQKYVLLLATRVTELCSDSYYLCERGKPASVPIIMRSALESYIDLMCTKFSSAHVEEMNKSFEVYQAKMSGENVKGDSMKIWQKFKLAGESNLYSGFYAYLCRSAHGNLETLIRDHTVGDVISLGHRPELPMISLYKNQIVGIATTALVEALEFVKFEGRQLQQLKAIQEQSGTGEYA, from the coding sequence ATGGATAAATGGTTAAGTGTTAGCCGCTTGCAATATGAAGCATTTTCTAATATTGAGTATTATGATTTGCAACAGAAATATGTGTTGCTGCTAGCAACTCGTGTAACAGAGCTATGTTCGGATTCTTACTATCTTTGTGAAAGGGGTAAACCTGCTTCAGTACCAATAATTATGCGCAGTGCTCTTGAGTCATATATAGACTTAATGTGTACAAAATTTAGTTCTGCCCACGTTGAAGAAATGAACAAATCATTTGAAGTCTATCAAGCCAAAATGTCAGGTGAGAATGTTAAGGGTGATAGTATGAAAATCTGGCAAAAATTCAAGTTGGCGGGAGAGTCTAATTTGTATTCTGGATTTTATGCTTACCTGTGCCGCAGCGCGCACGGAAATCTTGAAACTTTGATAAGAGACCATACAGTTGGAGATGTAATCTCGCTGGGGCATAGACCTGAGTTGCCCATGATATCTTTGTATAAAAACCAAATTGTAGGAATCGCAACAACTGCTTTAGTCGAAGCACTTGAGTTCGTAAAATTCGAGGGTCGTCAACTCCAGCAATTAAAGGCTATTCAAGAGCAATCAGGTACAGGTGAATATGCATAA